The Carassius auratus strain Wakin unplaced genomic scaffold, ASM336829v1 scaf_tig00014094, whole genome shotgun sequence genome includes a window with the following:
- the LOC113074233 gene encoding coiled-coil domain-containing protein 160 homolog: MEMNYQDESSSRDDTHWVEELFPPRFTFQNLLENQTNANKPCSSSMKPPSAFSTDIDEPHRSHRRDIYLKALKEVQQTERLHKKEALEKIIIRPVDEGETTENPKDQSETPGQRCIWNERDITKLRAGFEEVERDRWRLKRQLSCSEEQLKAEHHERMKLEGLVEKLEEQLSLSKKRAARQALMINDLKSESQKMNAQLHKLTIKVRETEEEADRWKTSLRKAKEDVQQITQERSNLAWELERAQAQLKSEGETLEKAARIEKEAVLLRLQREVEQTRSDLCAERESHAQSRTALQLLRRHFSSQ, translated from the coding sequence ATGGAAATGAATTATCAAGACGAGTCCAGCTCCAGAGATGACACCCATTGGGTGGAGGAACTCTTCCCCCCTCGTTTCACTTTCCAAAACCTGCTGGAAAACCAGACCAACGCAAACAAACCATGCAGCAGCTCAATGAAACCACCTTCAGCCTTCTCCACAGACATAGATGAACCCCACAGGAGCCACAGAAGGGACATATACCTGAAAGCTTTGAAAGAGGTTCAGCAAACTGAGCGACTGCACAAAAAGGAGGCCCTAGAGAAGATAATTATTAGGCCTGTTGATGAAGGAGAGACCACAGAAAATCCTAAAGACCAGAGCGAGACTCCAGGACAGAGGTGCATTTGGAATGAGAGGGACATCACCAAACTGCGGGCTGGTTTTGAAGAAGTAGAGAGGGACAGATGGAGACTAAAGCGACAGCTCAGTTGTTCAGAGGAGCAGCTTAAAGCAGAACATCATGAAAGGATGAAGCTGGAAGGCCTGGTGGAGAAGCTGGAGGAACAGTTAAGCCTTTCCAAAAAAAGGGCTGCGCGTCAGGCCCTCATGATAAACGATCTGAAGTCAGAGAGCCAAAAAATGAACGCTCAGTTGCATAAGCTGACGATAAAGGTTAGGGAAACAGAAGAAGAGGCAGACAGGTGGAAGACAAGTCTGAGGAAAGCAAAAGAGGACGTGCAGCAGATCACACAGGAGCGCTCCAACCTTGCATGGGAACTGGAAAGAGCGCAGGCGCAATTGAAATCTGAAGGAGAAACACTGGAAAAAGCAGCTCGGATAGAGAAAGAGGCTGTGCTCCTGAGGCTTCAGAGAGAGGTGGAGCAGACCCGATCCGATCTGtgcgcagagagagagagtcatgcACAGAGCCGCACAGCCCTCCAGCTCTTACGCAGACACTTTAGCAGCCAataa